One Colius striatus isolate bColStr4 chromosome 7, bColStr4.1.hap1, whole genome shotgun sequence DNA segment encodes these proteins:
- the DEAF1 gene encoding deformed epidermal autoregulatory factor 1 homolog isoform X2, whose protein sequence is MEDADSAAKQLGLAEAAAAAVAAAAEGRQQKQQQQQPPQTADSEVEPKPEEEEAAARVTVMAADAQHIEMGSESLPSADEAAAAAAFAEVTTVTVANVGASADNVFTTSVANAASISGHVLSGRTALQIGDSLNTEKATLIVVHTDGSIVETTGLKGPSAPLTPGPQSPPTPLTSVQEKTGTKYNWDPSVYENELPVRCRNISGILYKNRLGSGGRGRCIKQGDNWYSPTEFEAMAGRASSKDWKRSIRYAGRPLQCLIHDGILNPHAASCTCAACCDDMTLSGPIRLFVPYKRRKKDNEMAAAPAKKECPKNITLLPATAATTFTVTPSGQITTSGALTFDRASTVEATAIISESPSQGDVFTGATVQDTNVQQPCRVSHPEPHYPSYQDNCQISPFPEAALPTSHPKIVLTSLPALAVPPSTPTKAISPSVVNGLEVTEQRSWLYLEEMVNSLLSTAQQLKTLIEQAKQASSSFREAAVTQAKIQADVERKEQYQNQLFQQTEDVDGKTEMIIKQSCVNCGREATNECTGCHKVNYCSTFCQRKDWKDHQHICGQSATVTVQAQEVHVPDSVMEKVPV, encoded by the exons ATGGAGGACGCTGACTCGGCGGCGAAGCAGCTGGGCTtagcggaggcggcggcggccgcggtgGCGGCGGCCGCGGAAGGTCGccagcagaaacagcagcagcagcagccgcctCAAACGGCGGATTCGGAAGTAGAGCCGAAgcccgaggaggaggaggcggcggcgcgggtGACGGTGATGGCGGCCGATGCCCAGCACATCGAGATGGGAAGCGAGTCCCTGCCGAGCGCCGACGaggccgccgctgccgccgccttcGCAG AAGTCACCACAGTGACAGTGGCCAACGTCGGTGCCTCCGCAGACAACGTTTTCACCACGTCAGTGGCAAATGCAGCTTCGATTTCAGGACATGTGCTG TCTGGGAGAACAGCCCTCCAAATCGGGGACAGCTTGAATACTGAAAAAGCCACCCTCATAGTGGTTCACACAGATGGCAGCATCGTGGAGACCACAGGGCTGAAGGGGCCATCAGCGCCCCTCACACCAG GACCCCAGTCTCCTCCTACCCCTTTGACATCTGTCCAAGAGAAAACTGGCACCAAGTACAACTGGGACCCGTCGGTGTACGAGAACGAGCTCCCGGTGCGGTGCCGGAACATCAGTGGCATTCTGTACAAAAACAGACTCGGCTCAG GAGGCCGTGGTAGGTGCATTAAGCAAGGGGACAACTGGTACAGCCCCACGGAGTTTGAAGCTATGGCGGGACGAGCCAGCAGCAAAGACTGGAAGAGGAGCATCCGCTATGCTGGCCGGCCCCTGCAGTGCCTTATTCAC GATGGGATTTTAAATCCTCACGCTGCCTCTTGCACTTGTGCTGCCTGCTGTGATGACATGACTCTG AGTGGCCCCATCAGACTCTTTGTGCCCtacaaaaggaggaaaaaggacaaTGAgatggctgcagctccagcgAAGAAGGAGTGCCCCAAAAACATCACTCTGCTTCCTGCCACAGCTGCTACTACAT TCACCGTGACTCCCTCTGGACAGATCACAACCTCTGGGGCTCTCACCTTCGACCGCGCCTCCACCGTGGAAGCCACGGCCATCATCTCGGAAAGTCCCTCCCAGGGGGACGTTTTCACTGGAGCCACTG TTCAGGACACCAACGTGCAGCAGCCGTGCAGGGTCAGTCACCCAGAGCCTCACTACCCCAGTTACCAGGACAACTGCCAGATCTCCCCTTTCCCTGAGGCTGCACTGCCAACATCTCATCCCAAAATCG TGCTAAcgtccctgcctgccctggcagtgcccccTTCCACCCCCACCAAAGCCATATCCCCCTCGGTGGTGAATGGGCTGGAGGtgacagagcagaggagctggcTCTACCTGGAGGAGATGGTCAATTCCCTGCTCAGCACTGCCCAGCAGCTGAAGACCCTCATCGAACAGGCCAAGCAAGCCAGCTCGTCCTTCCGCGAGGCTGCCGTCACCCAGGCCAAGATCCAGGCCGACGTGGAGAGGAAAGAG CAATATCAGAACCAGCTGTTTCAGCAAACAGAAGATGTGGATGGGAAGACAGAAATGATCATCAAG CAATCCTGTGTCAACTGCGGCCGGGAGGCCACCAACGAGTGCACAGGCTGCCACAAGGTCAACTACTGCTCCACCTTCTGCCAGAGGAAG GACTGGAAGGACCACCAGCACATCTGTGGGCAGTCAGCCACGGTGACAGTGCAGGCTCAGGAGGTGCACGTCCCTGACAGCGTGATGGAGAAGGTGCCCgtgtga
- the DEAF1 gene encoding deformed epidermal autoregulatory factor 1 homolog isoform X1, whose product MEDADSAAKQLGLAEAAAAAVAAAAEGRQQKQQQQQPPQTADSEVEPKPEEEEAAARVTVMAADAQHIEMGSESLPSADEAAAAAAFAEVTTVTVANVGASADNVFTTSVANAASISGHVLSGRTALQIGDSLNTEKATLIVVHTDGSIVETTGLKGPSAPLTPGPQSPPTPLTSVQEKTGTKYNWDPSVYENELPVRCRNISGILYKNRLGSGGRGRCIKQGDNWYSPTEFEAMAGRASSKDWKRSIRYAGRPLQCLIHDGILNPHAASCTCAACCDDMTLSGPIRLFVPYKRRKKDNEMAAAPAKKECPKNITLLPATAATTLLTVKVLLLSAVTVTPSGQITTSGALTFDRASTVEATAIISESPSQGDVFTGATVQDTNVQQPCRVSHPEPHYPSYQDNCQISPFPEAALPTSHPKIVLTSLPALAVPPSTPTKAISPSVVNGLEVTEQRSWLYLEEMVNSLLSTAQQLKTLIEQAKQASSSFREAAVTQAKIQADVERKEQYQNQLFQQTEDVDGKTEMIIKQSCVNCGREATNECTGCHKVNYCSTFCQRKDWKDHQHICGQSATVTVQAQEVHVPDSVMEKVPV is encoded by the exons ATGGAGGACGCTGACTCGGCGGCGAAGCAGCTGGGCTtagcggaggcggcggcggccgcggtgGCGGCGGCCGCGGAAGGTCGccagcagaaacagcagcagcagcagccgcctCAAACGGCGGATTCGGAAGTAGAGCCGAAgcccgaggaggaggaggcggcggcgcgggtGACGGTGATGGCGGCCGATGCCCAGCACATCGAGATGGGAAGCGAGTCCCTGCCGAGCGCCGACGaggccgccgctgccgccgccttcGCAG AAGTCACCACAGTGACAGTGGCCAACGTCGGTGCCTCCGCAGACAACGTTTTCACCACGTCAGTGGCAAATGCAGCTTCGATTTCAGGACATGTGCTG TCTGGGAGAACAGCCCTCCAAATCGGGGACAGCTTGAATACTGAAAAAGCCACCCTCATAGTGGTTCACACAGATGGCAGCATCGTGGAGACCACAGGGCTGAAGGGGCCATCAGCGCCCCTCACACCAG GACCCCAGTCTCCTCCTACCCCTTTGACATCTGTCCAAGAGAAAACTGGCACCAAGTACAACTGGGACCCGTCGGTGTACGAGAACGAGCTCCCGGTGCGGTGCCGGAACATCAGTGGCATTCTGTACAAAAACAGACTCGGCTCAG GAGGCCGTGGTAGGTGCATTAAGCAAGGGGACAACTGGTACAGCCCCACGGAGTTTGAAGCTATGGCGGGACGAGCCAGCAGCAAAGACTGGAAGAGGAGCATCCGCTATGCTGGCCGGCCCCTGCAGTGCCTTATTCAC GATGGGATTTTAAATCCTCACGCTGCCTCTTGCACTTGTGCTGCCTGCTGTGATGACATGACTCTG AGTGGCCCCATCAGACTCTTTGTGCCCtacaaaaggaggaaaaaggacaaTGAgatggctgcagctccagcgAAGAAGGAGTGCCCCAAAAACATCACTCTGCTTCCTGCCACAGCTGCTACTACAT TGCTAACTGTGAAAGTGCTTCTACTGTCTGCAGTCACCGTGACTCCCTCTGGACAGATCACAACCTCTGGGGCTCTCACCTTCGACCGCGCCTCCACCGTGGAAGCCACGGCCATCATCTCGGAAAGTCCCTCCCAGGGGGACGTTTTCACTGGAGCCACTG TTCAGGACACCAACGTGCAGCAGCCGTGCAGGGTCAGTCACCCAGAGCCTCACTACCCCAGTTACCAGGACAACTGCCAGATCTCCCCTTTCCCTGAGGCTGCACTGCCAACATCTCATCCCAAAATCG TGCTAAcgtccctgcctgccctggcagtgcccccTTCCACCCCCACCAAAGCCATATCCCCCTCGGTGGTGAATGGGCTGGAGGtgacagagcagaggagctggcTCTACCTGGAGGAGATGGTCAATTCCCTGCTCAGCACTGCCCAGCAGCTGAAGACCCTCATCGAACAGGCCAAGCAAGCCAGCTCGTCCTTCCGCGAGGCTGCCGTCACCCAGGCCAAGATCCAGGCCGACGTGGAGAGGAAAGAG CAATATCAGAACCAGCTGTTTCAGCAAACAGAAGATGTGGATGGGAAGACAGAAATGATCATCAAG CAATCCTGTGTCAACTGCGGCCGGGAGGCCACCAACGAGTGCACAGGCTGCCACAAGGTCAACTACTGCTCCACCTTCTGCCAGAGGAAG GACTGGAAGGACCACCAGCACATCTGTGGGCAGTCAGCCACGGTGACAGTGCAGGCTCAGGAGGTGCACGTCCCTGACAGCGTGATGGAGAAGGTGCCCgtgtga